One Methylophaga marina DNA window includes the following coding sequences:
- the metX gene encoding homoserine O-succinyltransferase MetX, translating into MPESIPADSVGLVKPSTIHIDIPLQLDCGKTLSSYDLVYETYGSLNEDGSNAVLICHALSGDHHAAGYHTMEDRKPGWWDTAIGPGKAIDTNHFYVVCLNNLGGCKGSTGPNTINPETGELFGPDFPILTVPDWVRSQAMLADRLGIQQWAAVIGGSLGGMQALQWSISLPERVRHAIVIAAAPKLSAQNIAFNEVARTAIKSDPDFHDGYYIKHNTLPRHGLGLARMLGHITYLSDEAMGEKFGRELRNGAIQYGYDVEFQIESYLRYQSTSFVERFDANTYLLMTKALDYFDPAQDFNDDLVATVDMIQAKSLIISFTSDWRFSPERSKEIVNAMLAAGKSVCYAEIEAHQGHDAFLMPIPRYLEIFGTYMQQIAAEGAK; encoded by the coding sequence ATGCCGGAATCTATACCAGCTGACTCTGTTGGTCTGGTGAAACCATCGACAATTCATATCGATATACCACTTCAATTGGACTGTGGTAAGACGTTGTCAAGTTATGACTTAGTCTATGAAACCTATGGCTCATTAAATGAAGATGGCAGCAATGCTGTACTGATTTGTCACGCTCTTTCGGGTGATCATCATGCCGCCGGTTACCATACGATGGAAGACCGCAAACCCGGTTGGTGGGATACGGCTATTGGTCCGGGTAAGGCGATCGATACCAACCATTTTTATGTTGTGTGTCTGAATAATTTGGGTGGCTGTAAAGGTTCCACAGGCCCCAACACCATCAACCCGGAAACAGGTGAACTCTTCGGCCCTGACTTTCCTATTCTGACCGTGCCTGATTGGGTTCGCAGTCAAGCAATGCTGGCTGATCGTTTAGGCATTCAGCAATGGGCAGCTGTCATTGGTGGCAGTTTAGGTGGCATGCAGGCTTTGCAGTGGTCAATCAGCCTGCCAGAACGTGTTCGTCATGCTATCGTCATCGCGGCTGCACCTAAACTTTCAGCACAAAATATTGCGTTTAATGAAGTGGCTAGAACGGCGATAAAATCTGATCCTGATTTCCATGATGGTTATTACATCAAACATAACACCCTGCCACGCCATGGCTTGGGATTGGCACGTATGTTAGGCCATATTACCTATCTGTCAGATGAGGCCATGGGTGAAAAGTTTGGTCGCGAATTACGTAATGGTGCCATTCAATATGGCTACGACGTCGAGTTTCAAATTGAAAGTTACCTACGTTATCAAAGTACCAGTTTCGTTGAACGCTTTGATGCCAACACCTATTTATTAATGACCAAAGCACTGGATTATTTTGACCCGGCACAGGACTTTAACGATGATCTTGTCGCGACTGTCGATATGATTCAGGCGAAATCGCTCATTATCTCGTTCACAAGTGATTGGCGCTTTTCACCAGAGCGCTCAAAAGAAATTGTTAATGCGATGCTGGCTGCCGGTAAATCCGTCTGTTATGCCGAAATCGAGGCTCACCAGGGTCATGATGCGTTTTTGATGCCAATACCTCGTTACTTAGAAATCTTTGGTACCTATATGCAACAAATTGCTGCTGAGGGGGCGAAGTGA
- a CDS encoding YggT family protein — translation MTSGYISNPLIFLIDTLIYLYMVVVALRLIMQWAHWEYHNPMVQFIIKLTQVPVKFLRRFIPAAGRWDTATLVLLISVTLIKMIAVGLLAGIMPQGLLWLTILLAELFQLFINIFTVSIIIEVILSWVTPAGTYNPVAPLVSKMNAPLLRPVRRTIPPIAGVDLSPLFVLLGLQVLSMLVMPLLAGRYI, via the coding sequence ATGACTAGTGGTTATATAAGCAACCCTCTGATTTTCCTGATTGATACACTCATCTATCTATACATGGTGGTGGTTGCTCTGCGTTTGATAATGCAATGGGCACATTGGGAATATCACAACCCGATGGTGCAGTTTATTATCAAACTCACTCAGGTACCGGTGAAGTTTCTTCGCCGCTTTATCCCTGCTGCAGGTCGCTGGGATACAGCCACGCTGGTATTACTCATCAGTGTGACATTAATAAAAATGATCGCTGTGGGTTTACTCGCTGGCATAATGCCTCAAGGTCTTTTATGGCTCACCATTCTCCTGGCAGAATTATTTCAACTATTCATCAATATTTTTACTGTCAGTATCATCATCGAAGTGATTTTAAGCTGGGTAACCCCGGCAGGCACGTACAACCCTGTCGCGCCATTAGTCAGTAAGATGAATGCTCCATTACTTAGACCTGTCAGAAGGACCATCCCTCCTATTGCAGGAGTAGACTTATCTCCGCTGTTTGTATTACTGGGGTTACAAGTTTTATCAATGTTAGTCATGCCATTATTAGCAGGTCGCTATATATGA
- the proC gene encoding pyrroline-5-carboxylate reductase: MKQCTIAFIGGGNMARSLIGGLISNDFAADYIHVSDANTEALDNLTSRYSVKTFTDNLAAIADADVVILAVKPQQLQSVIRQISPAWQQDKLLISIAAGIRLDDITRWLDFEQAAIVRAMPNTPSLVQAGATALCANNYVTSAQHELAESMLRAVGLALWISDEKQMDAVTALSGSGPAYFFLVLEALQTAGMELGLPEETARLLALETSFGAAKMALESDESACVLRQRVTSPGGTTERALDVFEEGDLRGLFSKALTAAAQRADELAEQLGQDYD; encoded by the coding sequence ATGAAGCAATGCACAATCGCATTTATTGGTGGCGGCAATATGGCGCGCAGCCTGATAGGCGGGCTGATTAGTAATGACTTTGCCGCTGATTACATTCATGTTTCTGATGCAAACACTGAAGCACTGGATAATTTAACCTCACGCTACAGTGTCAAAACATTCACTGACAATCTGGCTGCGATTGCTGATGCTGATGTAGTGATTCTGGCGGTAAAACCGCAGCAGTTGCAATCCGTCATTCGCCAAATCTCACCGGCTTGGCAACAAGATAAATTACTCATTTCTATTGCGGCAGGTATTCGATTGGATGATATTACTCGCTGGTTAGACTTTGAACAGGCTGCGATTGTCAGAGCCATGCCAAATACACCCTCTTTGGTTCAGGCGGGCGCTACCGCTCTCTGTGCCAATAATTATGTGACATCCGCTCAACATGAATTAGCGGAATCCATGTTAAGAGCGGTTGGCCTTGCTTTGTGGATTAGTGATGAGAAACAGATGGATGCCGTAACAGCTCTATCTGGCAGTGGCCCTGCTTATTTTTTCCTGGTACTGGAAGCGCTGCAAACAGCAGGTATGGAATTAGGTCTACCTGAAGAAACGGCACGTTTACTCGCGCTGGAAACCAGCTTTGGTGCAGCCAAAATGGCATTGGAAAGTGATGAGTCAGCCTGCGTACTTCGTCAACGTGTGACATCGCCCGGCGGCACAACAGAGCGAGCGCTCGATGTGTTTGAAGAAGGCGATCTACGCGGATTATTTAGCAAAGCACTCACAGCAGCAGCTCAACGCGCTGATGAACTCGCTGAACAATTAGGACAAGACTATGACTAG
- a CDS encoding YggS family pyridoxal phosphate-dependent enzyme, which yields MTDVKKRFQQIHHEISTSASSAQRDPKSIQLLAVSKTWPAEALREVALLGQRQFGENYLQEALDKIDALADLDLEWHFIGPIQSNKTRDIAGHFDWVQSVDREKIARRLDEHRPDSLAPLNVCIQINIDEEDTKSGTSPEKLQTLADYIATLDKLCLRGLMVIPSPKQSTDEEKDSFSRAYELFQQLRQTYPQVDTLSMGMSADMSTAIACGSTMVRIGTALFGQRDKR from the coding sequence ATGACAGATGTAAAAAAACGTTTCCAACAAATTCATCACGAAATATCGACATCGGCATCTTCCGCACAACGTGATCCGAAAAGCATACAATTATTGGCCGTCAGCAAAACATGGCCTGCAGAGGCATTGCGTGAAGTGGCGTTACTCGGTCAGCGCCAGTTTGGTGAAAACTATTTGCAGGAAGCCTTGGATAAGATTGATGCTTTGGCTGATCTTGATCTGGAATGGCATTTCATTGGTCCTATCCAATCGAATAAAACCCGTGATATCGCCGGGCATTTTGATTGGGTTCAGAGCGTTGATAGAGAAAAAATTGCCCGCCGTTTAGATGAGCACAGACCGGATTCACTTGCGCCTCTCAATGTCTGCATACAAATCAATATTGATGAAGAAGACACCAAATCAGGCACCAGTCCGGAAAAGCTACAGACATTAGCTGACTATATCGCCACTCTCGATAAGCTTTGCCTAAGAGGATTGATGGTTATTCCCTCTCCCAAACAATCCACCGACGAAGAAAAAGACAGCTTCTCACGTGCTTATGAATTGTTTCAGCAATTACGTCAGACATACCCGCAGGTTGATACTCTATCTATGGGAATGAGTGCAGATATGTCTACAGCCATCGCTTGTGGCAGTACAATGGTACGCATCGGGACAGCATTATTTGGACAGCGTGATAAACGTTAA
- a CDS encoding type IV pilus twitching motility protein PilT, translated as MDITELLAFSAKNNASDLHVSSGEPPMIRVDGDIKRINLPAMEHKDVHAMIYDIMNDKQRKDFEEFLEADFSFEVPGLARFRVNAFNQNRGAAAVFRTIPSKVLSLEDLGAPDIFKTIADNHRGIVLVTGPTGSGKSTTLAGMINYRNEKDNEHILTIEDPIEFVHQSKKCLINQREVHRDTHGFSEALRSALREDPDIILVGELRDLETIRLALTAAETGHLVFGTLHTSSAAKTIDRIIDVFPAAEKDMVRSMLSESLRAVISQTLMKKVGGGRIAAHEIMIGTPAIRNLIREDKVPQMYSAIQTGGAIGMQTLDQCLQDLVRRQKVTKQEALPRAVNKDLFR; from the coding sequence ATGGATATTACTGAATTGCTTGCGTTCAGCGCAAAAAACAATGCCTCGGATTTACATGTTTCATCAGGTGAGCCGCCAATGATCCGTGTCGATGGTGATATCAAGCGCATTAACCTGCCAGCGATGGAACATAAAGATGTTCACGCGATGATTTATGACATTATGAATGACAAACAGCGCAAGGACTTTGAAGAGTTCCTGGAAGCTGATTTCTCATTTGAGGTGCCGGGCTTGGCACGTTTTCGTGTCAATGCTTTCAATCAGAACCGCGGTGCGGCGGCTGTTTTTAGAACGATTCCATCCAAAGTATTGAGTCTTGAAGATCTTGGCGCTCCCGATATTTTTAAAACCATAGCGGATAATCATCGCGGAATTGTATTGGTGACTGGGCCAACCGGTTCGGGTAAATCCACGACGCTGGCAGGCATGATTAATTATCGAAATGAAAAAGATAATGAACATATTTTAACCATTGAAGACCCGATCGAATTCGTACATCAAAGTAAAAAATGTTTGATCAATCAGCGTGAAGTGCATCGTGATACTCATGGTTTTAGTGAAGCGCTTAGAAGTGCTTTGCGTGAAGATCCAGATATCATTCTGGTAGGTGAGTTACGTGATCTGGAGACAATTAGATTGGCGTTGACAGCCGCTGAAACCGGGCATTTAGTCTTTGGTACCTTACATACCTCGTCTGCAGCAAAAACCATTGACCGCATCATTGACGTGTTCCCTGCTGCGGAAAAAGATATGGTGCGTTCCATGTTATCTGAATCATTGCGCGCGGTTATTTCGCAAACATTAATGAAAAAAGTCGGCGGTGGTCGAATTGCTGCGCATGAAATCATGATTGGCACGCCTGCCATCAGAAATCTAATACGCGAAGATAAAGTACCGCAGATGTACTCTGCTATTCAGACGGGCGGCGCTATTGGTATGCAAACGTTAGATCAGTGTTTACAAGATTTGGTCAGAAGACAAAAAGTGACAAAACAGGAAGCATTACCACGTGCTGTTAATAAAGACTTATTCCGTTAA
- a CDS encoding PilT/PilU family type 4a pilus ATPase, giving the protein MEIVTILKAAVKHDASDVFITAGRPVTLKVNGRMATLSQDALQDDEARDLVLSTMSDSQKKTFEREKECNYALETKGAGRFRISALYQRNKIAMVMRRIKDEIPTIEDIHVPQVIKELSMTKRGLVIFVGATGSGKSTTLAAMIGYRNQNSTGHILTIEDPIEFDHKHAGCVVTQREVGIDTDSYEIALRNSLRQAPDVIMIGEIRTRETMDYGVAFAETGHLCLSTLHANNANQAMDRIINFFPEERHQQLFLDLSLNLKAVIAQRLIPKKDGSGRAVAVEVLLNTPLIADLIEKGKVYEIKEVMKRSKELGMQTFDQAVYDLYKAGEISYEEALRNADSANEVRLMIKLGMESGELAKDSAVSSLSLQAEPEDVIGRI; this is encoded by the coding sequence ATGGAAATTGTCACAATTTTAAAAGCCGCTGTGAAACATGATGCTTCAGATGTGTTCATCACCGCTGGTCGGCCCGTCACCTTAAAGGTCAATGGACGTATGGCGACACTCTCACAAGATGCACTGCAGGATGATGAGGCCAGAGATTTAGTATTAAGCACGATGTCTGATTCTCAGAAAAAAACATTTGAGCGTGAAAAAGAGTGTAACTACGCACTGGAGACTAAGGGCGCAGGTCGTTTTCGTATTAGTGCTCTTTATCAACGCAATAAAATTGCCATGGTGATGCGTCGAATTAAAGACGAGATTCCTACTATTGAAGACATCCATGTGCCTCAAGTCATCAAAGAATTATCGATGACAAAACGTGGTTTAGTCATTTTTGTCGGTGCAACAGGCAGTGGTAAGTCAACGACATTGGCTGCCATGATCGGTTACCGTAATCAGAATAGTACGGGTCACATTTTGACGATTGAAGATCCTATTGAGTTTGACCATAAACACGCTGGCTGTGTTGTTACACAACGAGAAGTTGGAATAGACACTGACTCGTATGAAATCGCGCTTCGTAACTCTTTGCGGCAGGCGCCGGATGTGATCATGATTGGTGAGATACGTACCCGTGAGACGATGGATTACGGTGTCGCATTTGCCGAAACCGGTCATCTTTGTTTATCCACCTTACATGCAAATAACGCGAACCAGGCTATGGACAGGATTATCAACTTTTTTCCTGAAGAGCGTCATCAACAGTTATTTTTAGATCTTTCCTTAAATCTGAAAGCCGTTATCGCTCAGCGACTAATCCCTAAAAAAGATGGCTCGGGCAGGGCTGTTGCGGTTGAGGTGCTTCTGAATACGCCGCTGATTGCTGATTTGATCGAGAAGGGCAAGGTTTATGAAATTAAAGAAGTGATGAAACGCTCTAAAGAGCTGGGTATGCAGACATTTGATCAGGCCGTCTATGACTTGTACAAAGCCGGTGAAATCAGCTACGAGGAAGCCTTACGTAACGCTGATTCAGCTAATGAAGTACGGCTAATGATTAAATTGGGTATGGAGTCGGGGGAACTGGCTAAAGACAGTGCTGTTTCCAGTTTATCCTTACAAGCTGAACCTGAGGATGTAATAGGGCGTATATAG
- a CDS encoding OmpA family protein has protein sequence MKLSKLLSAAFAIALLAGCAGNPKTTNQNIMCAVGGALVGGAAGAAAGDSDAAAGSAVVGSMLALLLCPNGEEEQEAAVEKPVCAVEPPPGALVDQNGCAYDTDKDGVYDGIDMCQQTPPGVTVDRVGCALDSDGDAVPDYKDLCPNTPKGVIVDQDGCPLAGEKVLSLEGVNFAFDKATLTDDAKQILEEAVSVLKDTDSVVEVRVEGHTDSIGSEAYNQKLSQERAQSVVDYLTSRGINGSYLIPVGMGEKFPVATNDTDAGRAKNRRVDFVVNE, from the coding sequence ATGAAATTATCAAAACTCCTGTCAGCAGCGTTTGCAATAGCTTTGCTGGCTGGTTGTGCGGGTAATCCGAAAACAACTAACCAAAACATTATGTGTGCAGTAGGTGGTGCTCTAGTTGGTGGTGCCGCAGGCGCTGCCGCAGGTGATTCTGATGCTGCAGCTGGAAGTGCTGTAGTAGGTTCAATGCTCGCACTATTACTTTGCCCTAACGGTGAAGAAGAACAAGAAGCAGCAGTAGAAAAACCAGTATGTGCTGTAGAGCCACCTCCAGGTGCCTTAGTTGATCAAAATGGTTGTGCATATGACACAGATAAAGATGGTGTGTACGACGGTATCGACATGTGCCAACAAACACCTCCTGGTGTGACTGTTGACCGCGTAGGTTGTGCGCTTGACTCTGATGGTGATGCAGTGCCTGACTACAAAGATCTGTGCCCTAACACACCTAAAGGCGTCATTGTTGACCAAGATGGTTGCCCATTAGCAGGTGAAAAAGTGCTGTCTTTAGAAGGCGTTAATTTCGCATTTGATAAAGCGACGTTGACTGACGATGCGAAACAAATTCTTGAAGAAGCTGTTTCTGTTCTGAAAGATACTGATAGCGTTGTTGAAGTACGTGTTGAAGGTCACACTGATAGCATCGGTAGTGAAGCATACAACCAAAAACTGTCACAAGAACGTGCGCAGTCTGTTGTTGACTACCTGACTTCTCGTGGTATCAATGGTAGCTACCTGATCCCAGTAGGTATGGGTGAAAAATTCCCAGTTGCTACAAATGATACAGACGCTGGAAGAGCGAAAAACCGTCGTGTTGATTTCGTTGTTAACGAATAA
- a CDS encoding methanol/ethanol family PQQ-dependent dehydrogenase — MKKTTISLALMSVALPMTSYADELLSMQKDPNEWVMSAGNYENHRYSELTDINKENVKDLNMAWSFSTGVLKGHEGNSLVIGDTLYIHTPFPNIVYALDLNNDGAIKWKYEPKQNYDDTVPVMCCDVINRGLAYGDGKIFLNQADTTLVALDAETGKMVWSDKRDDPRVGATNTGVAHVFKDKIVVGISGGEFGVRGYVQTYDLNGKSLYKAYSTGPDAEMLVDPEKTTSMLKPVGENSSLNTWKGDQWKIGGGTTWGWYSYDPDLNLFYYGTGNPSTWNPLQRPGDNKWTMSLFARDLDTGMAKWIYQMTPHDEWDYDGVNEVILADQKVKGKMRKTAVHFDRNGFGYTMDRASGELLVANKFDPSVNWANSVNLKTGLPDRNKQFSPEHNGEDTNTTGICPAAHGAKDQQPAAYSPKTGLFYVPTNHICMDLEPFEVEYLAGQPYVGASVNMFAAEKDNMGNFIAWDAREGKIVWSDKERFSVWSGALATAGDVVFYGTLEGYLKAVDAQTGRELWRFKTPSGIVGNVNTYKHDGKQYIAILSGIGGWAGIGMTNNLENDTDGLGAVGAYKSLSSWTSLGGVLSVFSL; from the coding sequence ATGAAAAAAACAACAATATCTCTGGCTTTAATGTCAGTTGCTCTACCCATGACAAGTTATGCAGATGAATTGCTTTCTATGCAAAAAGACCCGAATGAGTGGGTGATGTCAGCAGGTAACTATGAAAATCATCGCTATAGTGAATTAACGGATATCAATAAAGAGAACGTTAAAGATCTGAATATGGCCTGGTCATTTTCAACAGGTGTATTAAAGGGTCATGAAGGTAATTCACTTGTTATTGGCGATACCTTATACATTCATACGCCATTTCCAAACATTGTGTATGCATTAGACCTAAACAATGACGGTGCCATCAAATGGAAATATGAACCCAAACAAAACTATGATGACACCGTACCTGTTATGTGCTGTGACGTCATCAATCGTGGTTTAGCTTATGGTGATGGCAAAATCTTCCTAAACCAGGCCGATACTACATTGGTAGCTTTAGACGCGGAAACCGGCAAAATGGTTTGGTCTGATAAACGCGATGATCCCAGAGTCGGTGCAACTAACACGGGGGTTGCTCATGTATTTAAAGATAAAATCGTCGTTGGTATCTCTGGTGGTGAATTTGGTGTTCGTGGTTATGTTCAGACTTACGATTTAAATGGTAAGTCTTTATATAAAGCCTACAGCACAGGTCCTGATGCAGAGATGTTGGTAGATCCTGAAAAAACAACATCGATGCTGAAACCTGTTGGTGAAAATTCATCATTAAACACCTGGAAAGGTGATCAATGGAAAATTGGTGGTGGTACGACTTGGGGATGGTATTCATACGATCCGGATCTGAACCTGTTTTACTATGGTACGGGTAACCCATCGACATGGAATCCACTGCAACGTCCTGGTGATAACAAATGGACTATGTCATTGTTTGCCCGTGATTTAGATACAGGCATGGCGAAATGGATTTATCAAATGACGCCACATGATGAATGGGATTACGACGGTGTCAACGAAGTCATTCTTGCCGATCAAAAAGTCAAAGGCAAAATGCGCAAAACAGCAGTCCATTTTGACCGTAATGGTTTTGGCTACACCATGGATCGTGCATCAGGTGAATTATTAGTCGCCAACAAGTTTGATCCTTCGGTTAACTGGGCGAATAGCGTTAATCTGAAAACAGGCTTACCCGACCGTAATAAACAGTTCTCTCCTGAACATAATGGTGAAGATACAAACACGACTGGAATCTGCCCGGCAGCACATGGTGCTAAGGATCAACAACCTGCTGCATACTCACCAAAAACGGGCCTGTTCTATGTGCCAACAAATCATATTTGTATGGACCTGGAACCATTTGAGGTGGAATATTTAGCGGGTCAACCTTATGTAGGCGCCTCAGTCAATATGTTTGCTGCTGAAAAAGACAATATGGGCAACTTTATTGCCTGGGATGCACGTGAAGGTAAAATCGTCTGGTCTGATAAAGAAAGATTCTCAGTATGGTCAGGTGCTTTAGCGACAGCCGGTGATGTCGTCTTCTACGGTACTTTAGAAGGATATTTAAAAGCAGTTGATGCTCAAACTGGACGTGAGCTATGGCGTTTCAAAACCCCATCAGGCATCGTGGGCAATGTGAACACCTATAAACACGATGGCAAACAATATATTGCTATCTTGTCAGGCATTGGTGGCTGGGCTGGTATCGGCATGACCAACAACCTGGAAAATGACACCGATGGCTTAGGTGCTGTTGGTGCCTACAAATCGTTATCAAGCTGGACTTCTTTAGGTGGCGTTCTGAGCGTGTTCAGCCTATAA
- a CDS encoding 4'-phosphopantetheinyl transferase family protein, with amino-acid sequence MLNKHLHCPQLWLANLEGSSDSLNSDFLDESSTQRYHRLSSPKKRQQFLLSRWLIKYAVNHLFGIHFEDVVIDDNTDTCPKLPQLTSPFFCSLSHSHDWVAIVFADLPCGVDIEIKKPRNNMIGMAKSFMSEREYELYSSNTSQDYFYQCWCIKEAFYKSLPRSTQFKTPFHTIDTGRLSQSPNCTLSSFTSEQYQLAVFISSTIEIMDAYLVTPPSNATQPFTSTSPMIVNWEQLPIRSLYK; translated from the coding sequence TTGCTGAATAAACACCTACACTGCCCTCAACTCTGGTTAGCCAACCTTGAGGGCAGTTCAGATTCTCTTAATTCAGATTTTTTAGACGAATCGAGTACTCAAAGATATCACCGACTATCCTCCCCCAAAAAGCGACAACAATTTTTATTAAGCCGATGGTTAATTAAATACGCCGTTAATCATCTGTTTGGTATTCACTTTGAGGATGTGGTTATTGATGACAACACGGATACCTGCCCCAAACTCCCCCAATTAACCAGCCCCTTCTTTTGTAGCCTGTCCCATAGCCATGACTGGGTAGCTATTGTGTTTGCAGACTTACCATGTGGTGTTGATATAGAAATTAAGAAACCACGTAACAATATGATTGGCATGGCCAAAAGTTTTATGTCTGAGAGAGAATATGAACTTTACTCCTCAAACACATCTCAAGATTATTTTTACCAATGCTGGTGCATAAAAGAAGCGTTTTATAAATCTCTGCCGAGATCAACACAATTCAAAACACCTTTCCATACTATTGATACTGGGAGGTTGAGCCAGTCTCCTAACTGTACTTTATCTTCATTCACATCTGAGCAATATCAGCTCGCAGTCTTTATCTCATCCACAATAGAAATAATGGACGCTTATTTAGTTACGCCCCCAAGCAATGCCACTCAACCTTTTACATCCACAAGTCCAATGATTGTTAACTGGGAGCAACTCCCCATACGCTCTCTTTATAAATAG
- a CDS encoding beta-ketoacyl synthase chain length factor codes for MIKLKLESWSALAPGMEDTDAWMKWFDDIDSKPSENTPIQIKQVPALLRRRFTTLGKIAAKATFNLMESKQGISTIFASRHGDTPLTLSLLKDIGNSEPLSPTSFSLAVHNAVGGLLSIARQDVAPITAIASTENLVLSTLHEAAAQLEVYGKVLCVIYDVPLPDIYQRFSQSLPFPVAVALIVSHDETLDSAIEFAREPRFDSSFSSEQGLFDFISLLMSYQQEIKLTTSASCWRVRR; via the coding sequence TTGATTAAGCTGAAGTTGGAGTCATGGTCCGCCTTGGCACCTGGCATGGAAGATACAGACGCATGGATGAAGTGGTTTGATGATATTGATAGCAAACCATCCGAAAATACACCTATCCAGATAAAACAAGTACCGGCTTTGTTGCGTCGTCGTTTTACGACGCTGGGTAAAATTGCTGCGAAAGCCACGTTTAACCTGATGGAGAGTAAACAGGGGATTTCTACGATCTTCGCTTCCCGTCATGGTGATACGCCGCTGACATTATCATTATTAAAAGATATTGGTAACAGTGAGCCTTTATCACCAACCAGTTTCAGTCTGGCTGTGCATAATGCGGTAGGCGGATTGTTGTCGATCGCTCGTCAGGATGTTGCTCCTATTACAGCGATAGCCAGTACTGAAAATTTAGTACTGAGCACATTGCATGAGGCTGCTGCACAGCTAGAAGTCTATGGCAAGGTGTTATGTGTTATCTATGACGTACCATTACCCGATATTTATCAACGGTTTTCTCAAAGTTTACCTTTTCCTGTGGCCGTTGCCTTGATTGTCAGTCATGATGAAACCCTTGATTCAGCCATAGAGTTTGCACGTGAACCCAGATTTGATTCTTCATTCAGTTCTGAGCAAGGACTGTTTGATTTTATTTCGCTGTTAATGAGCTATCAGCAAGAGATTAAGCTCACCACATCAGCAAGTTGTTGGCGTGTTAGAAGGTGA
- a CDS encoding lysophospholipid acyltransferase family protein yields MRNVQRLWRLLATAVSFLLFGLGGIIIPLVVIPVIYLLPGDVQRRERRGKAFIHHSFRVYIRLMKSMGILSYELEDIDRLKEAKLVLANHPTLIDVVFLISLIPQANCVVKSALMRNPFTRGPLKAAGYIVNDDSVDDVIAAAEAAFKHGDVLIIFPEGTRSIPGKVLTLKRGAANVAVRTQVDVTPVLIDCQPVTLTKGQPWYQIPDSKPHFKITVAEPIAITDFIKQDKPSVAARNLTSALSQYFNEEIGLRERTA; encoded by the coding sequence GTGAGAAATGTGCAGCGACTTTGGCGATTATTAGCAACAGCTGTTAGTTTCTTACTCTTTGGCTTGGGCGGAATTATCATTCCGTTGGTCGTCATTCCTGTTATTTATCTGTTGCCTGGAGATGTACAGCGCAGAGAAAGACGAGGCAAAGCCTTTATTCATCATAGCTTTCGGGTTTATATTCGATTAATGAAAAGCATGGGCATCCTTTCATATGAGCTTGAAGATATTGATCGATTAAAGGAAGCCAAGCTTGTTTTAGCCAATCACCCAACTTTGATAGATGTCGTTTTTCTGATCTCTCTGATCCCACAAGCAAACTGCGTGGTAAAAAGTGCGTTGATGCGTAATCCGTTCACGCGAGGCCCACTGAAAGCCGCTGGCTACATTGTTAATGATGATAGCGTGGACGATGTGATAGCGGCGGCTGAAGCTGCGTTTAAACATGGTGATGTGCTGATTATTTTTCCTGAGGGGACACGTTCAATTCCTGGAAAAGTATTAACCTTAAAGCGTGGTGCAGCCAATGTTGCAGTTAGGACTCAAGTTGACGTCACCCCGGTTTTAATTGATTGTCAGCCTGTCACGTTGACCAAAGGACAACCTTGGTACCAAATCCCTGATAGCAAGCCACATTTCAAGATTACAGTGGCAGAGCCGATAGCTATTACCGATTTTATAAAACAGGATAAACCTTCTGTTGCCGCAAGAAACTTAACCTCTGCGTTAAGTCAGTATTTTAATGAGGAGATAGGATTGCGTGAACGCACTGCATAA
- a CDS encoding phosphopantetheine-binding protein: MNALHNEIKLMIINSLDLEDIDVEDIDSDDPLFVDGLGLDSIDALEIGLALQKQYGIKLKSDSEETRQHFASVSALAALVEEHRTK, translated from the coding sequence GTGAACGCACTGCATAATGAAATAAAATTAATGATTATCAACAGCCTCGATCTGGAAGATATCGATGTTGAGGATATCGACAGTGACGACCCCTTATTTGTAGATGGACTTGGACTCGACTCGATTGATGCACTGGAGATTGGTTTAGCGCTACAAAAGCAATATGGCATTAAACTTAAGTCAGACTCGGAAGAGACAAGGCAACATTTTGCCAGTGTGAGTGCTTTAGCTGCTCTGGTTGAAGAACATAGAACAAAATAG